GTGCCAGTACAGTGAGAAGATAAACGCTTTGTTAGCCGTTTGTGGGTTTAAGCCACGTTTTGCTACTTGGATTAAAATTGCAACGCCCCAGAAGAGACCAAAAGTTACGTGGGCACCGTGCGTACCAAGTAAAGTCATTAATGAAGATAAAAATGCACTTGTTGTAATTGTTGCACCTTCATGAACATAAGTGACGAACTCGTCAATCTCAATAACTAAGAAGCCAAGACCTAAGATAAGTGTAATGATGAAGAATGTCATCATTGCTTTTTTGTTGCCAAGGCGCATAGCATGAACGCCAAGACCGATTGTAAAACTACTTGCTAGAAGTAGGAATGTTTCTAGTAATACTGGTGTTAACTCGAAAATCTCAGCACCATTCGGGCCACTGCCTGTACGATTGTGAAGCACAAAGTAAACAGCAAAGAGTGTAGCGAATAACATGATTTCGGCGCCAAGGAAAACCCAGAATCCAAAAATCTTTAAGCGGTTTTCTTCTGTACTATATTCTAATGGAAGTGAAGAATCGATTTTCATATTATTTATCACCTCTCAAACTTTTTTCAGTTTCCATAATTTCTTCAACTGAAATGTAACGACCATGATCATCTTCAAATGAACGATGAGCCATGAAGCCAAATACAACAAGCATGCTGATGATGGCTGGAATCCAAAGACTAAATACTGCGAAGAATGCTGCTAGGAATAAGAAACCACTTGTCCAGAAAGGCGTACCTGTGTTGTTAGGCATGTGGATTTTCTCGATTTTACCTGCAGTAATATCGCGACCTTCTTTTTTCGCAAACCAGAACTCATCTAAACGTGTAATTGTTGGTACTACTGCAAAGTTGTATTCAGGAACTGGAGAATGAGTAGCCCATTCTAATGAACGACCATCCCACACATCTGCTTTTTCGTTACGTGGCATATGTTTCCAGCTGTAGTAAATGTTATAGCAAATTAACGCAAAGCCGACTGCAAGTCCAAGTGCACCGATGAACGATAGCAAGTTAAGTGGACCGTAACCAGTAGATTCAGAGTAAGTGTACATACGACGAGCGTAACCATCTAAACCTAAAATGAATAGAGGGAAGAACGCTACGTTGAAGCTGATAGCGATAAACCAGAAACCAGCTTTCCCTAATTTCTCATTTAAACGGAAACCGAACATTTTTGGCCACCAGAAGTG
This genomic interval from Lysinibacillus sphaericus contains the following:
- the qoxC gene encoding cytochrome aa3 quinol oxidase subunit III, giving the protein MKIDSSLPLEYSTEENRLKIFGFWVFLGAEIMLFATLFAVYFVLHNRTGSGPNGAEIFELTPVLLETFLLLASSFTIGLGVHAMRLGNKKAMMTFFIITLILGLGFLVIEIDEFVTYVHEGATITTSAFLSSLMTLLGTHGAHVTFGLFWGVAILIQVAKRGLNPQTANKAFIFSLYWHFLDVVWIFIFSFVYLKGLIS